Proteins encoded in a region of the Augochlora pura isolate Apur16 chromosome 4, APUR_v2.2.1, whole genome shotgun sequence genome:
- the LOC144468678 gene encoding protein dj-1beta encodes MPILCRKLPHFAQLIYKISISRLKANYSVNMAKKTAILLVADGTEEMEAVITTDILRRAGINVTVAGLPEKKCIKCSRDVQICVDANLKDAVKQKYDVVILPGGLGGSEAFASSQEVGILLKEQEKEDRVIAAICAAPVALKAHDIAKGKQLTSYPSMKDKLADEYQYLESAVVTDGNLITSRGPATAFAFGLAIVEKLLDKETVEKVANGLLYTACK; translated from the exons ATGCCTATTTTGTGCCGTAAACTTCCCCATTTTgcgcaattaatttataaaatttcaatatcccGATTGAAGGCGAACTATTCCGTAAATATGGCAAAGAAGACGGCAATTTTACTGGTTGCTGATGGTACAGAAGAAATGGAAGCAGTAATCACTACAGATATTTTACGACGAGCAGGA ATCAACGTGACTGTAGCTGGTCTACCTGagaaaaaatgcataaaatgtagCAGGGATGTTCAAATTTGTGTTGACGCGAATCTGAAAGATGCAGTTAAACAGAAATATGATGTTGTTATATTGCCTGGTGGCTTAGGAGGCTCAGAAGCTTTTGCATCG TCTCAAGAAGTAGGAATActtttaaaagaacaagagaaAGAGGACAGAGTTATTGCAGCGATTTGTGCAGCGCCAGTTGCATTGAAAGCACATGATATTGCAAAAGGAAAACAACTCACATCTTATCCATCAATGAAAGATAAATTGGCAGATGAATATCAATATTTGGAATCTGCAGTTGTAACCGATG GTAATCTTATAACTAGTAGAGGTCCAGCAACTGCATTTGCTTTTGGCTTGGCAATTGTGGAAAAGTTGCTTGACAAAGAAACTGTAGAAAAAGTTGCAAACGGTTTATTGTATACAGCATGCAAGTAA
- the LOC144468477 gene encoding uncharacterized protein LOC144468477 isoform X5, translating into MSAGTQGEIRVGPSHQELVSCQARLPEYRPGIPPGELLPDPEFSKEREELRWIPAMALDGDLLMYLRAARSMAAFAGMCDGGSPDDGCVAASRDDTTINALDILHDSGYDPGRALQALVKCPVPKGIDKKWSEEETKRFVKGLRQFGKNFSRIRKDLLPHKDTPELVEFYYLWKKTPGANNNRPHRRRRQGSLRRIRNTRNSRAGTPKEEVPTPPKDTPPASVSQKEPISEPETVPVGTPASNNPGGEISSVTEDDNSEEDSDSRDTNTNGATHSCQHCFSTNSKDYQVAGKDRLLLCTECRIHLKKAGELPPAPPYLFRPVPAESPDSPGRMRTRNKAKETPRPARPRRTGGTDTPDHEKQQQHHHQQQLQQQQHQQQQQQTPDKSKKKTSGGGKPETPKKGQKRPQTDEADEDKESQKRKRGERPESPSESLTTDSNSLMDEPEREGEGDTNENQTTPVTVPTEEPVSPAVTTPEEPTEPTPVSTPIPTPIQTLPISVPVIHALEKKTLLEDSAESKDAIEDVPLAMNQPLKLEPMPIESVMSPCNEDTKEPEQQQQQQLNLSTSQPLNMNDMNQNMPRNLSQTIQTGNICATAGLQGIQNAQIMSPTQQALPLTMQYASNVPPVQNVPQNLSQSMQMPSNIPQNMSSTQNMGPTQNIRAHGENMSNGQNMGQNMAQSLSQNLPGPPLNLNISQSIPPNMSQIPQMPSSPQPLGLTVMSSESRISERIADDRLAQERMRDNRIPDRISERSIPENSESERNEPSNLFQPIQPSGMLPMEKPSSMYNLAGTPPMEPQNLKIKQEIIPPEPDPLQSLKEVKVPGFQSGFPGPSLENIKKDPDSSSKPPTPSKHSMASNQAVPQIQSVAASPTPTLPPPPTSIPQPVMHPAQQPSPHMAHPFHPHHPLMHHSLFTPMHPYHPHAYPGYAAVGGYPSFPPYPYGPVPHAIPPPSPQRSQESTTMMTAHHSSTSSSVTTREEGENLIATHHHSSSMHQATALHHDKLLTISSHSSHSHSSSHSSHNTQRKPSLVSATCLTSSSSAHHHHRAPQQQPPVAPEPKIEPDLVEQEQEEPPSPRGPSPEPRIEDSECHRSQSAIFLRHWNRGENNSCTRTDLMFKPVPDSKLARKREERSRKQAEREREERDRAAAQQARKMTTPEKQPEVCKPPSRGPLEPVVSPYDRYAAAAAAAAARPGSYADTPALRQLSEYARPHAAFSPARHPAPPDPMLHYMYGGPAARERLELEHLEREKREREIRELRERELNDRLKEELLKGTPRPMPGPVDPHWLEIHRRYAAAGLAPGPSAPPQALHQFGLYGAPPGPSQLERERLERLAAAGANYPRPGLMPRDPGLALHPAELLGRPYADMAAHHEQLQRHLMMERDRFQPHASLVAHHEEYLRQQRERELKVRALEEAARGSRP; encoded by the exons ATGTCTGCCGGCACCCAGGGCGAGATTCGGGTTGGCCCTTCGCACCAG GAGTTGGTTTCTTGTCAGGCCCGTTTGCCTGAGTATCGGCCGGGTATACCTCCTGGAGAGCTGCTTCCTGATCCAGAGTTTTCTAAAGAACGAGAAGAGCTAAGATGGATTCCAGCTATGGCATTAGACGGGGATCTTCTGATGTACTTGAGAGCGGCACGATCCATGGCTGCATTTGCTGGCATGTGTGATGGTGGATCCCCGGACGACGGTTGTGTGGCTGCATCCCGAGACGACACGACTATCAATGCTCTGGACATCTTGCACGACTCTGGCTATGATCCAGGAAGAGCACTACAGGCTCTCGTTAAATGTCCCGTACCTAAAGGCATCGATAAAAAGTGGTCAGAGGAGGAAACT AAACGCTTCGTCAAAGGACTCCGGCAATTCGGAAAGAACTTTTCGAGAATCAGAAAGGATCTTTTACCCCACAAAGACACG cCGGAATTGGTCGAGTTCTATTACTTGTGGAAGAAAACACCCGGTGCAAATAACAATCGACCTCATCGAAGACGACGACAAGGCTCACTCAGACGAATTCGTAACACTCGCAACTCGAGGGCTGGTACACCCAAAGAAGAGGTTCCAACTCCGCCGAAGGATACGCCACCGGCCAGCGTCAGTCAGAAAGAGCCGATTTCAGAGCCGGAGACTGTGCCGGTTGGGACACCTGCTAGCAATAATCCCGGCGGAGAAATTAGTTCTGTGACAGAGGACGACAATTCGGAGGAGGACAGCGATTCCAGGGATACTAACACTAACGGAGCAACGCATTCTTGTCAGCATTGCTTCTCGACCAATTCGAAAGACTATCAGGTAGCCGGCAAGGACAGGTTATTGCTTTGTACGGAATGCAGAATACATTTGAAGAAAGCCGGAGAATTACCGCCAGCCCCTCCATACCTGTTCCGCCCCGTGCCCGCGGAATCACCAGATAGCCCAGGGAGAATGCGTACAAGAAACAAGGCCAAGGAAACGCCTAGACCCGCAAGACCTCGACGTACAGGTGGTACGGATACTCCTGATCACGAAAAGCAACAACAGCATCACCATCAGCAGCAGctacaacaacaacaacaccagcagcaacagcaacaaacGCCAGATAAGAGTAAGAAAAAGACGTCCGGCGGTGGAAAGCCAGAGACACCGAAGAAGGGTCAGAAACGGCCTCAAACGGACGAGGCAGACGAGGACAAGGAGTCTCAGAAACGGAAACGCGGTGAACGCCCTGAGAGTCCTTCCGAATCGCTGACGACCGATAGTAACTCTCTCATGGATGAGCCTGAAAGGGAAGGAGAAGGCGATACGAACGAAAATCAGACCACTCCAGTTACTGTGCCGACCGAGGAGCCTGTCAGCCCGGCTGTAACCACACCAGAAGAACCGACGGAACCGACGCCGGTGTCCACTCCTATACCAACTCCTATACAAACTCTGCCGATATCCGTTCCTGTTATTCACGCTCTGGAGAAAAAGACGCTACTGGAAGACTCGGCGGAATCCAAGGATGCGATAGAAGATGTACCGTTAGCTATGAATCAGCCGTTGAAATTGGAACCTATGCCAATAGAGTCAGTCATGTCTCCGTGCAACGAAGATACAAAGGAACCCgaacagcaacagcaacaacaactcAATTTGAGTACCTCGCAGCCATTGAACATGAACGATATGAACCAAAACATGCCACGGAATTTATCACAAACGATACAGACCGGTAACATTTGTGCGACAGCTGGTCTCCAGGGTATACAGAACGCGCAGATCATGTCTCCGACACAACAGGCACTACCACTGACCATGCAGTACGCGTCTAACGTCCCCCCCGTTCAAAATGTACCGCAAAACTTGTCGCAGAGCATGCAGATGCCGTCAAATATACCGCAGAACATGTCGAGCACGCAAAACATGGGACCAACACAGAATATTCGAGCTCATGGCGAAAATATGTCGAACGGACAAAATATGGGTCAGAACATGGCTCAGTCTTTGTCGCAAAATCTGCCGGGACCACCATTGAACTTGAATATTTCTCAAAGTATACCGCCGAATATGTCTCAGATACCTCAGATGCCGAGTTCGCCGCAACCATTGGGTTTAACGGTAATGTCTTCTGAGAGCAGAATATCTGAACGAATTGCTGATGACAGACTCGCTCAGGAACGAATGAGAGACAACAGGATACCGGACAGAATTTCGGAGCGGTCGATTCCGGAGAACAGCGAGTCCGAAAGAAACGAACCGAGCAATTTGTTTCAGCCGATTCAACCGAGCGGAATGCTACCTATGGAAAAGCCGTCCTCCATGTACAATTTGGCAGGCACGCCGCCTATGGAGCCGCAAAACTTAAAGATCAAACAGGAGATCATCCCTCCCGAGCCGGATCCGTTGCAAAGCTTGAAGGAGGTGAAAGTTCCCGGGTTTCAGTCTGGCTTTCCTGGTCCGAGTTTAGAAAACATCAAAAAGGATCCGGACAGTTCGAGCAAGCCTCCAACGCCGAGCAAGCACTCGATGGCCAGTAATCAAGCTGTTCCACAGATTCAGTCGGTAGCAGCGTCTCCTACACCGACTCTTCCTCCGCCGCCCACATCGATCCCCCAGCCGGTAATGCATCCGGCGCAGCAACCGAGTCCGCACATGGCTCATCCGTTCCATCCTCATCATCCTTTAATGCACCATTCGTTGTTCACTCCTATGCACCCATACCATCCACACGCGTATCCAGGTTATGCTGCCGTTGGCGGGTATCCCTCGTTCCCACCGTATCCATACGGACCGGTACCGCACGCCATACCACCGCCGTCGCCGCAAAGAAGCCAGGAGAGCACGACCATGATGACGGCACACCATTCGAGCACTAGCTCCAGTGTGACCACTAGAGAGGAAGGGGAGAACCTGATAGCCACGCATCATCATTCTTCCAGCATGCATCAGGCGACAGCGTTGCATCACGACAAGCTGTTGACCATTTCGTCGCACAGTTCCCACAGCCACTCGTCATCGCATAGTTCGCACAATACCCAACGCAAGCCGTCGTTGGTCTCAGCGACGTGTTTAACGTCCAGCAGTTCGGCACATCACCATCACAGGGCGCCGCAACAGCAGCCACCAGTCGCGCCGGAGCCGAAAATTGAACCAGATCTGGTTGAGCAGGAGCAAGAGGAACCGCCGAGTCCCCGGGGTCCTTCACCGGAGCCAAGGATCGAGGATTCCGAGTGCCACAGATCTCAGTCGGCCATCTTTCTGCGGCACTGGAACAGGGGCGAGAACAACTCCTGTACCAGAACGGACTTGATGTTCAAGCCAGTGCCAGACTCGAAGTTAGCCAGGAAACGAGAAGAGAGATCTCGGAAGCAGGCCGAGCGGGAAAGGGAGGAGCGAGACAGAGCCGCGGCCCAGCAAGCAAGAAAGATGACCACGCCAGAAAAACAACCGGAGGTGTGCAAACCGCCGAGCAGAGGACCCCTCGAGCCCGTGGTATCGCCATACGATAGGTACGCGGCCGCAGCCGCGGCTGCTGCTGCCAGGCCCGGCTCCTATGCCGACACCCCTGCTCTTAGACAATTATCGGAGTACGCACGGCCGCATGCCGCGTTCTCCCCGGCCCGACATCCAGCACCGCCAGACCCAATGCTTCACTACATGTACGGCGGACCGGCGGCAAGGGAACGCCTCGAATTGGAGCACTTGGAACGGGAGAAGAGGGAACGCGAGATCCGGGAGCTACGCGAAAGAGAATTGAACGACCGGCTCAAAGAGGAACTGTTGAAAGGAACGCCCAGGCCGATGCCAGGACCAGTCGACCCGCATTGGCTCGAGATCCATCGCCGTTA
- the LOC144468681 gene encoding uncharacterized protein LOC144468681: MFETDDWDLDQDFLNDVDNSNICCTEDNDEVEPKRRKIEVLNDPVISSNYNVDWCEKSANKTESQNDDKMSRKDLILGMFNKKVSNGNIFPMLSENNNSTRSQSNNTQNCDSNPLPRKHIVLEMLKKKNIENTLIENTETLNLQKNKLHIKSNNDNCIQQQHNFNSFQKSLVDNSSNKFLEMKNKSIFKLPHVQPNKKMALIRRFPGPAGLLPDDIDTNIPISYLNSLDESKELIEQTEANLPEYCSQTTKNLFTEGAWQSMLDDLPDGFLKGSEIATVKQMANVNGHSCSKVDFLAGIIEHIDHSHDNPPIVLKDFTDSIQGIVHRDIPLKYPGLLESNVVILLRNAGLLKTFGSFACSKYHILISPSSLVAIYSNKGKIDCIGNVSNEKMEEKQTQMKEDEVFPKVVEEQLHKILIHSSKEDSTEWNTSRNETINSDFIDDSSFSASTNDITNAQSEKGFISANSKDLKDVKQNNKQQSFKEIPMTNEKQEMQNKQLQKSRDLLKALKKFSPNVDNIKKLAHESRILRTNNKNKEPEMLCDNSYVTNSVEIDVDRDNVNSHLVEMETEKAELNVSCTEKSKLSIRSKLMQFENTNVLSPPQTFESKHSLNLNINNDTGQDNKLIMNSNSEFNILCTTENDSDDEMLSQIDMDNICSDAGSLQ; the protein is encoded by the exons ATGTTTGAAACTGATGATTGGGACTTGGATCAg GATTTCTTAAATGATGTGGACAACAGTAATATTTGTTGTACAGAGGATAATGATGAAGTAGAACCCAAAAGACGTAAAATAGAAGTTTTAAATGATCCTGTTATCTCATCTAATTACAATGTAGACTGGTGTGAAAAATCTGCTAATAAAACTGAATCACAAAATGATGACAAAATgtcaagaaaagacttaatacTTGGCATGTTTAACAAAAAGGTATCTAATGGTAATATTTTCCCAATGTTATCTGAGAATAATAACTCTACAAGATCTCAATCAAATAACACACAAAACTGTGATAGTAATCCATTACCTAGAAAACATATTGTGCTCGAAATGCTTAAGAAAAAGAACATAGAAAATACACTTATAGAGAATACAGAAACTTTAAATTTGCAGAAgaacaaattacatattaaaagcaataatgataattgtaTACAGCAACAACACAATTTCAACAGCTTTCAAAAAAGTCTAGTTGACAATTCCAGTAATAAGTTcctagaaatgaaaaataaatctatctTTAAGCTTCCTCATGTCCaaccaaataaaaaaatggcCCTGATCAGAAGATTTCCAGGACCAGCTGGTTTACTGCCAGATGACATAGATACTAATATTCCTATTTCATACTTAAATAGCTTAGACGAAagcaaagaattaatagaaCAAACTGAAGCAAATTTACCCGAATATTGTTCGCAAACCACAAAGAATCTATTCACAGAAGGTGCTTGGCAATCAATGTTAGACGATTTACCAGATGGTTTTTTGAAGGGAAGCGAAATCGCTACTGTTAAACAAATGGCAAATGTGAATGGACATAGTTGTTCAAAGGTCGACTTTTTAGCAGGGATAATTGAACATATAGATCACAGTCATGACAATCCACCCATTGTTTTAAAAGATTTCACGGACAGCATTCAAGGAATTGTACATAGGGACATACCTCTTAAATATCCGGGTTTACTGGAATCGAACGTTGTTATACTATTACGAAATGCCGGTTTGTTGAAGACTTTTGGATCCTTTGCCTGCAGTAAATATCATATTCTAATCTCGCCTTCAAGTTTAGTAGCCATTTACTCCAACAAAGGTAAAATCGACTGTATAGgaaatgtttcaaatgaaAAGATGGAAGAGAAACAGACACAAATGAAAGAAGATGAAGTATTTCCGAAAGTTGTAGAAGAACAATTGCACAAAATCTTGATTCACTCTAGCAAAGAAGATTCTACAGAATGGAACACATCtagaaatgaaacaataaattctgaTTTCATAGATGATTCTTCTTTTTCCGCTTCTACCAACGATATTACGAATGCGCAAAGCGAAAAGGGTTTTATTAGTGCAAATTCGAAAGATTTGAAAgatgtaaaacaaaataataaacaacaaaGTTTCAAGGAAATTCCAATGACAAATGAGAAACAGGAGATGCAAAACAAACAACTACAAAAATCGAGAGATTTATTAAAagctttgaaaaaattttctccgaacgtagataatattaaaaaacttgCACACGAATCAAGAATATTGagaacgaataataaaaataaggaacCAGAAATGTTATGTGACAATAGTTACGTGACTAACTCCGTAGAAATAGATGTCGATAGAGATAATGTAAATAGCCATCTGGTAGAGATGGAAACCGAGAAAGCGGAATTAAATGTGTCTTGTACAGAGAAAAGCAAGCTTTCGATACGATcaaaattaatgcaatttgAGAATACAAATGTATTATCGCCTCCTCAGACATTCGAGTCAAAACATTcgttgaatttaaatatcaacaaTGATACAGGtcaagataataaattaatcatgaATTCTAATTCAGAATTTAACATACTATGTACTACCGAAAATGATTCAGATGATGAAATGTTATCTCAAATAGACATGGACAATATTTGCAGTGATGCTGGatcattacaataa